The Geovibrio ferrireducens genome contains the following window.
TAAGCGTCTCCTTCACATCACTGAATATTTTTTGACAGAATATATGCCTTTTTTCTCTTTTTGAGATTATTTCCCGAAAAATGCAGAACCAGAGTGCTGAAAACAGCTAAGAATAAACTCACAAAAAACGCAGCCAGACACATCTGTGCTCTTTTGGGTCCCACTTTATCCAGAGGATCAGAAAGAGAAGGTTCGGTCATTATGCTGAATCCATAATACTCATCAGCATTGGCAAGCACCTTACTCTGAATAAGGCTCGCCACCAATTCGCTGAGTTTTGCTTTCAGAGTGAGATCCGCCGCGCGATCGATTTCAAGTTTGTAGTTTTCAATGCGCTTATCCAGATTTTCAAGCTGCTTAGTGCGGAGGACACCGCTTATATCTTTCAGGAGAAGCGTCAGAATCTCCTTTGCCAGCGCGGGATCAGTGTTGTTGTATGAGAATGTGATATACTGCGTGTTTTTGTCCTCAGCCAGTTTCAGGTCATTGTAAATCAGCTGAAAAAGATTGAATTTCTCATTCTGTTTAAACTCAGCGGTTTCAGCTATCGCAGGGTCTTTAAGAAGCTTAGGAGCTAGGTTGTTTTCTTTGATAAAGTCTGCCAGAAAATCTTTATTGCTGAGGATAACATTAATATCAGCATATACTGACCCGCCGGAGTTGATATTTATACCCGCAAAGCCCGCCAGAGTGCTGAGACCGCCGAGGCTGCTCTGAGCCGATGTCTGAGCAGTCGGCTTGAGTACGGTTCTGGACTCATAAACATTGTCAAGAGACAGCGAATAGACAACCGCCGCAAGAGAAACCAGAAAAACAAAGCCTATTATGTATAGTTTACGTTTCCATACAATCGCAGCCAGTTCCAGAAGGTCTATCTCATCCTCGTATATCTGCCTGTTATCCTTATCCATCATCTCTCCTGTTTTCAGACCTGATAATAATTTCTGTACCAGTCTATAAACCGGCCTATACCAGTATCCACATCTGTTGACGGTTTATAACCGAGCATATTACAGAGATCGCTCACATCTGCATAGGTAGAAGGCACATCTCCTGCCTGAAGAGGCAGCATATTCTTCTCTGCCTTTCTGCCCAGCTTGTTCTCGATTGCCTCTATAAAATCCATTAAACGCACCGGGGAGGAGTTTCCTATATTGAAGATTTTGTAAGGCGCTTTTGAAGAACCCGGATCAGGCCTGCTTCCGCTCCACAGAGGATTGCTCTCTGCCGGGCTGTCTATCACCCTTGTTATGCCGTCCACTATGTCATCGATATAGGTGAAATCGCGCTTCATCTCGCCGTAGTTGAACACGTCAATGGGCTTGCCTTCCAGAATCGCCTTTGTGAAGATAAAAAGCGCCATGTCCGGCCTTCCCCAAGGCCCGTAAACGGTAAAAAACCTCAGCCCGGTTGTGGGGAGCCCGAACAGATGGCTGTAGGTATGCGCCATGAGTTCGTTTGATTTTTTGCTGGCAGCATAAAGGCTCACAGGGTGGTCAACGTTATGGGATGTGCTGAACGGCTGGGTTTCATTAAGTCCGTAAACTGATGAGCTGCTCGCATATGAAAGAGACCTGACTCCGTGATGGCGGCAGCACTCAAGGATGTTTAAAAAACCTGTGATGTTGGAATTTATATAAGCATCCGGGTTGGTGAGGGAGTAACGCACGCCTGCCTGAGCGGCGAGGTTGCATACCTTGTCAAACTTTTCTGTCCTGAAAAGCTCTTCCAGTTCTTCTCTGTTTTCAAGATTAAGGCGGATAAACCTGTAGTTCGGATACTTTTTAGACTGGATAAGCCTGTTCCGCGAAGCGGAGTCATCATCAATATGTATTCCGGTTTCCGCCAGTCTGCCGAACTTCAGCCTGACATCATAATAATCATTTATGCTGTCCAGCCCGACAACCTCATCCCCTCTCTCAAGAAGTTTCTGTACAAGATGAAAGCCGATGAAGCCCGCCGTGCCTGTGACAAGTATTTTAGTTTTAGTCATTTAACCGCTCCGGTTGGTATTTATAAGCGCCAGTACGAAAAGTTCCCGTTGCTTTCAGCGGGCAGCGCTCCTTTGACATCAATAATTATTCCGTTTTTTGTCAGCAGACTGCCAAGTGTCAGCCCGCCGTTCAGAAAACGGCTGTGCTTTACAGCAACTATCACTGCGTTATAGTCATCAGCAGGCCGCTCTGTCATTTCAATGCCGTATTCTTCTTTGACATCAGAATGGTCTGCAACAGGATCATAAATATCAACGCAGACTCCGTACTCCCTGAGTTCCCTGTAAATATCAATGACTCTGGTATTTCTTATATCCGGACAGTTTTCCTTGAAAGTTATACCGGCGAGCAGAACTTTCGAGTTTTTAACCGGAAAGTCCGCCGCGATCATCATCTTAATGGTCTTTTCAGCGATGAACTTACCCATTCCGTCATTAATTTTTCTGCCGGAAAGTATCATATTAGGGATATAGTCAAGTGACTGTGCCTTAAAGGTCAGATAGTAAGGATCAACACCGATGCAGTGTCCGCCGACCAGCCCCGGCTCAAAACGGAGGAAGTTCCATTTGGTGGAGGCCGCCTCAAGAACGCTTGCGGTGTCCACACCCATTTTATCGAAAATGAGCGCAAGCTCATTCATAAGGGCAATATTTATATCACGCTGGGTATTTTCAATGACTTTTGCCGCTTCGGCAACTTTGATACTCGGCGCTTTGTGTGTCCCGGCGGTGATCACCGAGGAATATATGCCGTCAATAAAATCAGCAACATCCGGGGTGCTGCCGCTGGTAACCTTAGTGATGTCCTTCACCCCCCTGCCTTTATCGCCGGGGTTGATACGCTCAGGTGAATAACCGCAGAAAAAGTCTGTGTTAAATCTAAGTCCGCTCATCTTTTCCAGCACGGGGACACAGTCCTCTTCCGTACAGCCGGGATAAACTGTTGATTCATAAACAACAATATCCCCTTTTTTCAGGACTCTGCCGACTGTTTCAGTCGCACCGAGTATAGGGCTAAGATCCGGATTCTTATGTTGATCTATGGGGGTTGGAACCGTGACAATAAAGACATTGCACTCTTTAATGTCTTTAACATCCGAGGTGAGCCTGATATTTGATGATTCCAATGCCTCAGACGGAACCTCGCAGGTTTTATCAAAGCCGGAGACAAGCTCGCTGATGCGTCTGCTGTTAATATCGAAACCGCAGACATAATATTTTTTTGAGAATTCAACAGCCAGAGGAAGACCAACATACCCCAGACCGAGAATGCAAATTTTGATGTCACTGTGTTTAAACATAAAAAAACCTCTTAACGTGTTTAGCAGAATAATCAGTTATATTCAACTCAAAGGTGTACCATTCAGGCGCTGGAGACGCTTTGCAGACAGGGCTGCTATACACCGGAATTAATCATAAGACAGTTTCCTCTTCTGCAACTTTCCGAAGACAGACAGGGATATGCATACTCCTGCGTCAGGCAGGTCTGTACGCCTGTTCACATCGGTCTGTTTTATGTGCTATACTAGTAAATATTTGTCATCTTAAGGAGATACTTATGGCTATAATTCATGAGTTCAAGAAATTTGCCATGCGCGGAAATGTTGCGGACATGGCGGTGGGTATCATAATCGGCGGCGCTTTCGGCAAAATAGTTTCGAGCCTTGTTGCTGATGTGCTTATGCCTCCCCTGGGTCTTCTTCTGGGCAATGTCAATTTCAGCGAGCTTGCAGTAACGCTTAAAGCAGCTTCCGGCGATGCCGCCGCTGTTACCCTCAATTACGGCAGGTTCATACAGACGGTGCTGGACTTTGTTATAATGGCGTTTGCCGTTTTCCTGCTTATCAAAGGGATGAACAGCCTGAAAAAGAAAGAGGAGGATGCCCCGGCAGCTCCGCCGGAGCCTTCAAAGGAAGAGCAGCTTCTCGGCGAGATACGCGATATTCTCAAAAACAAATAACAGCGGGGGCTTTACCCCCGCTTTATAACGCAGAACATCACTGATGACACGCATAGTCATTTATGCTAAGTTATTTTTATTTCACGGAGGAAAATGTATGAAAACAATTCAGCGGCTTGCTCTTGTTGTAATCCTTATTTTTTCGCTCAGCGCCTGCTGGGGAACCGACGAAGAAGACGACAACAAAACCTCAGGCAACACCCTCACAGCAATCAAGCTGGGTCAGAACAAAACCCTCAGAGGGAAGTACGAAATCTCTCAGTATATTGAAACCTATGACAACATGACTGTAGACTCCGACAACGCAACCAGCTTCCTCGGAGAAATGGAGATTGAAACCCAGACCACCACAAAAACCATGAACTACGCTGTCACTTATGTGATTGACAGCAGAAACGGCTCCGCATCCGAGAACTTCACCCTCACAGCGGACAACTCCGGCAAATACCAGATAGACGGCACAAAAATCAATCCTGCTCCGGACACGGTGCATAACCTTGCAGTGAGCGGAAACTACTATCTTATAATCGAAATAGAAGGAATGAAAAAACTCGGCTCAGATGCAGAGTACGATCTGTATATAAAAGCAAGAAAACTTTCCGATAACCCGGACTATGTAATACCCTAAGCGCTGAAAGGGCTTCCGCGGAAGCCCTTTTAAGGCACTTTTCCGCTCCGCAGCTGGATTTCCTGCGGAAGAGCCACGGGCTTTCCGTCACCGTCTATAGCCACAAACTTCACATTGGTGGAGAACACCTCCACTACCTCTTTAGCACCCGGCGCATCCGCCTCAACCGTTACATTGTAGCTCACAGAGGTGCGGCCTATCTTCTCCGGCAGGGTTATAAACTTGAGTATCGAACCGTTCTCCACCCTGTGCTTAAAGATAACCTTATCCATGGTAACTGTCACAAGGGAATAGCCCGGAAAGTCCAGAGAAGCGGCAAGCCATGCTATTTCGTCTATCCATTTCAGCATCATGCCGCCGAAAAGATAACCGTAGTGATTGAGATGTTCGGGTCTTACGAGCACATAGTTATCCATAAAACCTCCGTATGGTAAATAATATATAACATGCAGGAGCATAACGCCGCCATAGCTTATCTGTAAAATTTTCACATCCTCACGGACAAATGAGGACAAACACCATTCGTCCGACTATTATGCCTACGATATATCGAGAAACATAATAATATAATCACTAGCTGGCTAATATGATTTATTTGCTATTTTATAACCATTTATACGTCAAGACGCTCTACGGGAATATTTGACGGAAAAAAGGCGTACCGTTAATTCCTGCTTAACAGCTAGGATATGAATTATTACCACTGACTCAATAGGTTACATTTTCATCACATTTACAATGGCTCAGAAAAAAAGTCTTTGGGATCAAAATTTTCATCGGACAGAGACCCGCAGATCAACACACCGCGGCAGATGCGCCCTTCCAAATAAAGTCTTTTATTTACAATAATATATGCGTGATTAATGAAATAAATTTCACCAAAAATACATGGACAGAGTTTAATACCGTATAAAAAACTTAATTTTTTTACCTAATCTTTACAAATACAAAAACGCCCCCTCAAGATAAATTGCTGTATTATAAATAAGATAGCTATATAATCAAGAATCCAAATATTCGCATTCAGCATATTAACTCTGAACTTTACCTGTGAGAATTTATTGACATTTTAACGCAAGATGCAGATAATCGTTCAAGAAATGGGAACGTTTTGTCATCTTTTATTTAACAAACGGACAAAACTAAGCCACAAGCAGATATTTAATTTTTAATTGCCGTCATAGAAAATACCAATAGGAGGTCAAGCCAGCTTTCTATCCGGCAAAAATTCCTGTAAAGCAGCAAATAACGGAGGAAATTTATGAAGTTCTGCAGTGTAAGGAAATTTTATTCTTTCATTCTACTTGCAACACTCACAGCTCTTTTGAGCATGACCGCAGCTTGCGGAAGCGGCGGTTCGGTCGACACATCGTACGAAAACAACCCCCCTGCGTATTCATGGTGGAACGGTTATTACTCCAGCGAGTCGTCACTTATCCAGCCCGAAACCCTCGCAGCATGGATAGATAACGGCTTTAAAACAGCCGATGGTTCTCCCGTTGTTGTCTTCGATGTAATGACAGACTACGCATCAGCTGTAGCACCTAAGATAGCCGGTTCTGTGGCTAAAGGAGCAATAAGCTCTTTCGGCTATAACGATAACAGAGCGGAAGGCCCCCTCGACACAACCGGCTATAACAGCGGAGCCGGACACGGTGCATCCAGTGCCATGATGATCACAGGCTCAAGGATTGATGCTATTGTTCAGGATCTCGGAATTACTGAAAAAACTGTACTTGTTCTTACCGGCACAGGCTCAGGCGCCCAGTATGATGTGTGGAGAACCTACTGGATTTTCACTTACTGGGGCTTCTCAAAGGCAAAAATCAAGGTTCTTGACGGCGGCACAGCGGCATTCGCAGCAGCTTTCCCCGCACTTGCGCCCACAACTGTTACTGCACTTTATGACCCCGCAGACAGCACTTTCAGCGTAAAGAAACTCCCTGTACTTAAAAGCCAGGTAAGAGCTTCCATTAAAGAAGTTATAGATGCAGTTGAAAACGGTTCTCCAGTAATATTCGCTCAGGCTACAGCAGCAGGCAGCAGAAATATAAAAACCGAGCACTCCTTCTTCCTCGGTGCAGGTTCTGTTCACGTAAACGGCAAGTTTAATGATGCCGACACCATCAAGGCGACAATAATAGCGAACATCAACGCTTCCTACGCGGCTGACAGCAACCCTGCCACAGTGACCACATGGGACGATGTTCTTGCTCTCTTTGCCGGCAAAACAATATATGTTCACTGCGGTGCAGGCTTCTCTGCTTCTGCTCTTTATACAGCATTTGTTGATGTCCTCGGTATTCCTGTTGTTCTCTACGACGGTTCAAACAACCAGTGGAACGCATTTAAAGCAGACGGTCCTCTTCAGGGGCTTATTCCCGCTTATGACACATCTCTTTACAGCTTCAGCGTAAACGGCGGTCAGACAGCACTCGTGGGAGCTCCCGGTGTTTTTGTTGACTGGAACTACACAGGTACAGGCAATGAAATATACGAGGAAGACTATGAATACCACAATGCCACACCTGCCGGAAACGGTGGCGGCGGTCTTGGCGACAGCATAGGCAGCGGCTGCTAATTAATTTAAGAGGGAGATAAACATGAGAAATATAAAGTTTTTTACATTCTTTCTGGTTGTGATGCTCATGGCAAGCTCGGCTTTTGCTTTTAAGCCCATTGAGCTCGGCGAAGGCAAATACCTGAAATTCTTCTATGAAGGTCAGTTCGGCGTTACCATGAGAAACACAGGCTCAGGCGATCAGGGTGAAGACGACACGGCAGACTTCAACTTCAGAAGAAACAGATTCGGCTTCATAGGCACTTACAATGATAAACTCAGCTTCTATCTTCAGACAGAGTATCTTGATGACAAAGCTGTTAACCCCCTCGGCGTGAAAGACTCACTCACTGACGACGAGAAGTTCTATGTTCTTGACGCGCAGATAAGATACGCCCAGAACAACGCATTCAACGTTACGCTCGGTAAATTTAAGCACAACCTCACAAGGGAAAACCTTGAAGGCTGCTTTACTCCCCTTAACTTCGACCGCTCACTCTTTGTCGCTGCTCCCTTCAAAACAAGCAGAGACTACGGTGTTGCAGTATGGGGCAACCTTGCCAACGACTACCTCCAGTACAGACTTGATGTAATGGAAGGCCGTGAATCCGGCGGTGAAGGCAGCGTAGGAAGCTATGTTCCCAACTCAGGATTCCGCTACACTGGCCGTCTGCACTTCACTATGTTTGACAAGGAAACAGGCTACGGCTATCAGGGTTCATACCTCGGTGAGAAAAAAATCCTTACTGTAGGCGGTTCATACCAGTATGAAGCTGATGTTGCGTTCAAGGATGCCACAAACAGAGCAGACGCTGTTGACTACAGCGCGTACTCTCTGGATTTCTTCACTGAAATACCCACTTCAGCAGGTACATTCACTCTGTCAGGCGCATACCTTGACATAGACCTTGATGACCTTCACAAAGGCGCAGACCCTGATTCAGCCCTCACTGACAACGTTGCGGCAAGCACATTCAACGGCGCTAACGGTCAGAGAAACGGCTACTATGTGAAAGCAGGCTATATGCTCCCCATGGACATAGGCCCCGGCAAGCTCCAGTTCTTCGGCAGATATGACAGCTTTGAATACGCTTCGCTCAACGGTTACGCAGACAACAAAGTTGACTTCTACGCTTTCGGCGCTAACTACTATCTCGCCGGCAACGACATCAAAATAGTAGGCCAGTACTCTATTACCGACTTTGATAAAGAGGTCGGAGCAGATACCAACAAGCAGGATTTCGACACCTTTGAAATGTACCTGCAGGTAAGATTCTAATATTTAAGGAGGAAGAAAAGATGAAAAAGAAAATCACTGTAATTGCAATTGCACTTACTCTTGTTGTGGCTGGTGCAGCTTTCGCTGCTGTTAAACAGTCCAAAGGCAAAGTTGTTGAGAAAGACGGCACAACCATCACAATCAAACTCGACAAAGACATCGACGTTAAAAAAGGCGACGATGTAAAAGTTGAAGCACTCGGTTCCCCCAAAGGCGGTTTCCAGCTTCAGGGCTGCTAATCGGCTGTTCTTTAAGGTTATACTACGGCGGGGCGGCTTTGGCCGCCCTGCCTCATTCAAACCGCTTTCACTTCCCAAAAAAATAATAAAAGCTTAAGATGGATTCATGCACAGAAAACTGTTTTTTCTAATTCAGATTATATTGATTATGCTTTCCGGAAATGCCTTTGCAGCCCCGAAAAATACTGTTCAGTCCTGCACCGTGACCGAGTGCCACGCAGGGATAGAGGACACTTCCGAAAACCATAAGCTGGCCTGTACCGTATGCCACGCCGGAAATCCCGGCACACGGGATAAGGACGCAGCCCATAAGGATATGCTCGGCGGGCGAAACCCCTCTGACCCGTCCGTATGGGACAAAAGCTGCGGAACCTGCCACCAGTATCAGCATGACAGGGTCAACACCACCCTGATGTACACCAACACAGGCATTATAAAAAATGCCCAGCAGGCATGGGACGACTACAAAGGAAAACACTACAGCACCGGCGGTTCCGAAGGCTTTGATGCGGAGGGCAACAGGGTAGCTCTGCCGAAGGTCACTGAGCTTGAGGAGCTTTCCGGCGAACTGTACAGAAAGTTCTGCTCAAGCTGCCATGTGGGGTTTGACAAGCTTATAGGCTACCGCGCACACCACTCCTCCGGATGTGCTGCCTGTCATTTCAGCCACAGTGTGGACGGAGCTTACGCAGGCGGCGATAAAACTATTCTCGGAAAGAAACCCTACCCTGAAAAGCATGTGATAAACCCTCTGCCGAATGATGATGTATGCCTAACCTGCCATAACCGAAGCGGGCGAATCGCCCTCTCCTACAGAGGCGAGTACGACGG
Protein-coding sequences here:
- a CDS encoding NAD-dependent epimerase; translation: MTKTKILVTGTAGFIGFHLVQKLLERGDEVVGLDSINDYYDVRLKFGRLAETGIHIDDDSASRNRLIQSKKYPNYRFIRLNLENREELEELFRTEKFDKVCNLAAQAGVRYSLTNPDAYINSNITGFLNILECCRHHGVRSLSYASSSSVYGLNETQPFSTSHNVDHPVSLYAASKKSNELMAHTYSHLFGLPTTGLRFFTVYGPWGRPDMALFIFTKAILEGKPIDVFNYGEMKRDFTYIDDIVDGITRVIDSPAESNPLWSGSRPDPGSSKAPYKIFNIGNSSPVRLMDFIEAIENKLGRKAEKNMLPLQAGDVPSTYADVSDLCNMLGYKPSTDVDTGIGRFIDWYRNYYQV
- a CDS encoding nucleotide sugar dehydrogenase — its product is MFKHSDIKICILGLGYVGLPLAVEFSKKYYVCGFDINSRRISELVSGFDKTCEVPSEALESSNIRLTSDVKDIKECNVFIVTVPTPIDQHKNPDLSPILGATETVGRVLKKGDIVVYESTVYPGCTEEDCVPVLEKMSGLRFNTDFFCGYSPERINPGDKGRGVKDITKVTSGSTPDVADFIDGIYSSVITAGTHKAPSIKVAEAAKVIENTQRDINIALMNELALIFDKMGVDTASVLEAASTKWNFLRFEPGLVGGHCIGVDPYYLTFKAQSLDYIPNMILSGRKINDGMGKFIAEKTIKMMIAADFPVKNSKVLLAGITFKENCPDIRNTRVIDIYRELREYGVCVDIYDPVADHSDVKEEYGIEMTERPADDYNAVIVAVKHSRFLNGGLTLGSLLTKNGIIIDVKGALPAESNGNFSYWRL
- the mscL gene encoding large-conductance mechanosensitive channel protein MscL encodes the protein MAIIHEFKKFAMRGNVADMAVGIIIGGAFGKIVSSLVADVLMPPLGLLLGNVNFSELAVTLKAASGDAAAVTLNYGRFIQTVLDFVIMAFAVFLLIKGMNSLKKKEEDAPAAPPEPSKEEQLLGEIRDILKNK
- the extI gene encoding selenite/tellurite reduction operon porin ExtI — translated: MRNIKFFTFFLVVMLMASSAFAFKPIELGEGKYLKFFYEGQFGVTMRNTGSGDQGEDDTADFNFRRNRFGFIGTYNDKLSFYLQTEYLDDKAVNPLGVKDSLTDDEKFYVLDAQIRYAQNNAFNVTLGKFKHNLTRENLEGCFTPLNFDRSLFVAAPFKTSRDYGVAVWGNLANDYLQYRLDVMEGRESGGEGSVGSYVPNSGFRYTGRLHFTMFDKETGYGYQGSYLGEKKILTVGGSYQYEADVAFKDATNRADAVDYSAYSLDFFTEIPTSAGTFTLSGAYLDIDLDDLHKGADPDSALTDNVAASTFNGANGQRNGYYVKAGYMLPMDIGPGKLQFFGRYDSFEYASLNGYADNKVDFYAFGANYYLAGNDIKIVGQYSITDFDKEVGADTNKQDFDTFEMYLQVRF
- a CDS encoding Wzz/FepE/Etk N-terminal domain-containing protein; its protein translation is MDKDNRQIYEDEIDLLELAAIVWKRKLYIIGFVFLVSLAAVVYSLSLDNVYESRTVLKPTAQTSAQSSLGGLSTLAGFAGININSGGSVYADINVILSNKDFLADFIKENNLAPKLLKDPAIAETAEFKQNEKFNLFQLIYNDLKLAEDKNTQYITFSYNNTDPALAKEILTLLLKDISGVLRTKQLENLDKRIENYKLEIDRAADLTLKAKLSELVASLIQSKVLANADEYYGFSIMTEPSLSDPLDKVGPKRAQMCLAAFFVSLFLAVFSTLVLHFSGNNLKKRKKAYILSKNIQ
- a CDS encoding acyl-CoA thioesterase, yielding MDNYVLVRPEHLNHYGYLFGGMMLKWIDEIAWLAASLDFPGYSLVTVTMDKVIFKHRVENGSILKFITLPEKIGRTSVSYNVTVEADAPGAKEVVEVFSTNVKFVAIDGDGKPVALPQEIQLRSGKVP
- the extJ gene encoding selenite/tellurite reduction operon protein ExtJ; protein product: MKKKITVIAIALTLVVAGAAFAAVKQSKGKVVEKDGTTITIKLDKDIDVKKGDDVKVEALGSPKGGFQLQGC